The Tenrec ecaudatus isolate mTenEca1 chromosome 6, mTenEca1.hap1, whole genome shotgun sequence genome has a window encoding:
- the LPAR5 gene encoding lysophosphatidic acid receptor 5, which yields MMMMMMALNYPSDLGKILTNATASISATKEPDACPDYRLTHRAHMVVYSLVLAAGLPLNALALWVFLCKLRVHSVVSVYMCNLAASDLLFTLSLPVRLSYYALHHWPFPDLLCQTAGAFFQMNMYGSCIFLALINVDRYAAIVHPLRLRHLRRTRVARCLCLCVWALILLFAVPAARVHKPSRCRYSDGEVRLCFESFGDDLWQRRLLPLVLLAAALGFLLPLVAMLYSSGRVFWTLARPDATRSQRRRQTVRLLLANFVIFLLCFLPYNVTLAIYGLLRGQLVVVSQAARDQVREVLMVTVLLASANCVLDPLVYYFSAEGFRNTLRSIGTPPLRTSTLSTSTNGTQGTTLTEMLTDTTHCSEANASSQGLLGPASPWPPITQCPQDSAL from the coding sequence atgatgatgatgatgatggcactTAATTACCCCTCTGACTTGGGCAAGATACTGACCAACGCAACAGCCAGCATCagtgccaccaaagagcctgatgCGTGTCCAGACTACCGGCTCACGCACCGCGCGCACATGGTGGTCTACAGCCTGGTGCTGGCCGCCGGGCTCCCCCTCAATGCGCTGGCCCTCTGGGTCTTCCTGTGCAAACTGCGCGTGCACTCGGTGGTGAGCGTGTACATGTGCAACCTGGCGGCCAGCGACCTGCTCTTCACCCTCTCGCTGCCCGTGCGCCTCTCCTACTACGCCCTGCACCACTGGCCCTTCCCGGACCTGCTGTGCCAGACTGCGGGCGCCTTCTTCCAGATGAACATGTACGGCAGCTGCATTTTCCTCGCGCTCATCAACGTGGACCGCTACGCCGCCATCGTGCACCCGCTGCGGCTGCGCCACCTGCGGCGGACGCGCGTGGCGCGGTGCCTGTGCCTGTGCGTGTGGGCGCTCATCCTGCTGTTCGCCGTGCCCGCCGCCAGAGTGCACAAGCCCTCGCGCTGCAGGTACTCCGACGGCGAGGTGCGCCTGTGCTTCGAGAGCTTCGGCGACGACCTGTGGCAGCGCCGGCTGCTGCCGCTGGTGCTGCTGGCCGCGGCCCTGGGCTTCCTGCTGCCGCTGGTGGCCATGCTCTACTCCTCGGGCCGCGTCTTCTGGACGCTGGCGAGGCCCGACGCCACCCGGAGCCAGAGGCGCCGCCAGACCGTGCGTCTCCTCCTGGCCAATTTTGTCATCTTCCTGCTGTGCTTCCTGCCCTACAACGTCACGCTGGCCATCTACGGGCTGTTGCGCGGCCagctggtggtggtgagccaggcGGCCCGCGACCAGGTGCGCGAAGTGCTGATGGTCACGGTGCTGCTGGCCAGCGCCAACTGTGTGCTGGACCCGCTGGTCTACTACTTCAGCGCCGAGGGCTTCCGCAACACCTTGCGCAGCATAGGTACGCCGCCGCTGCGAACGTCGACCTTGTCCACTTCCACAAACGGGACTCAAGGGACGACGCTAACCGAGATGTTGACTGACACCACCCACTGCTCCGAAGCAAATGCCTCCAGCCAGGGGCTGCTAGGACCCGCCTCCCCCTGGCCTCCCATCACTCAGTGCCCCCAGGATTCGGCCCTCTGA